Part of the Arthrobacter gengyunqii genome is shown below.
CCGTACTTCAAGAAGTCCGGCTCGTCGAATGCGATCCCCGGCTGAGGACCCTCCAATCCGACCGACATGGGTGGACCCTCCACGACTGCGGGGATCTTCGCCGCCTGCAGCGTCGCGAGGCTTTGAGCGGCGGTTTCAGGCGCCACGGGCATGATCCACGCGCCCACGATGCTGTGCGTGTCGATGGCCTGCTGGATCTGCTGGGCCTGCTTCACCGCGTCGAAGTTCGCGTCCTGGATGGTGACGGTGTACCCCTCACCCTCGAAGTACTCGACCACGCCGTCGGCCAGCGCCGCGACGACGTCGATCTGGGAGGACGGCGTGAAGAAGGCGATTTCTCCCTTCGACTCCGCGCCGGCGGAACCGGCGGGCTTGGAAACTGCCTCCCCGGATGCGGCACATCCGGGGAGGGTCAACAGGCTCGCCGCGAGTGCGGCGCCTGCGACTGTGAGGGCGCGAGTATTCTTCATTGAAACTCCTTGAGCAGGGGGGCAGCATTGCCAGCGAAAGACACCAGACGTTGGCGGTTTCTGCACTGTACCGACCAGTAGACAAATGCGCAACACCCCCCTGCACGGACCTGGCCCGGCACGGGGCGGGCAGCCGCCGGATGACGCGGGCGGACTCAGTCGACGCCGCTGGCAATCCGTCGCACGAGAGCGGAAAGCGCCGCAAGGTCGGCGGTTGAAAGCGCCGCGAACGCGGACCCCTCCGCGATTCGGGCAGCCTCCCTTGCTCGCCCGTACAGCGCACGGCCAGCTTCAGTGGCGACGACGACGTTCACCCGCCGGTCGCCCGGATCCACCTCGCGGCGCACCCATTTGCGAGACTCCAGCCGGTCAATGATCGAGACGACCTGGCTGGGGTCCAGTTTGAAGAAGGTGGAAAGCTCTCGCTGCGTGGGGCGGGCATCCTCCGCCGCGAGTGCGAGCACCGAGTAGGACCGCACCTTCAGCCCGAACTCGGCGAGAGCAGCGTTGGCATTCAGGAGCGAGGTGGCATGTGCCCGCGCCATCAAGAATGCGAGGTCACCGGCGATCACGGTGCCCCAGAGGCGGCTGAGCTCTCTTGATGAACCCATGACCTCCGTCGGGGAAGGTGGTTTCGACATGGCACCATGCTAAACGGTTCCGTGACAATACAAATGATTGACATATTCAACTATTTGGGTTTTTATGAGAACCACTTCACGATAGGGAGAAAACCATGAGCCTCGAAGGCAAAGTCGCCATCGTTACCGGATCGGGTCGCGGCCTCGGCCTCGCCTATGCGCAGGAACTCGCCCGCCAGGGCGCATCAGTTGTCATAAACGACGTGGACAGTGCCATCGCAGCGGACGCCGTCGCCTCGATTGAGGCGACAGGCGGCAAGGCCATCGCGGTTGTTGCCCCGGTCGGATCCACCGAGACCGCCAAACTTCTCGTCGCCGCCGCGGTGGAGAGGTTCGGCCGGCTCGACATCCTGGTCACCAACGCCGGCGTCCTGCGCGACACCGTGCTCTGGAAGATGACTGATGAGGACTTCGACCTCGTTATCAACGTACATCTCCGCGGCACCTTCACCTGTGTGCGGGAAGCAGCCGCCTACATGCGTGAGAACAGCATCGCCGGCCGCATAATCTGCATCGGCTCCCCCACCGGACAGCGCGGCAACTTTGGCCAGACCAATTACGCGGCGGCCAAGGCCGGCATCGTGGGCATGGTGCGGACGTGGGCGCTTGAGCTCAGGAAGGCCGGCATCACTGCCAACACGGTCGTTCCCGTAGCGGCCACCGCGATGACGGCGACGGTGCCCTACTTCGCCGCTGCCGTTGCGGCGGACGAGAAGGACGAAGCCATGCCTCCGTTCTTCCGCCACGACCTCGGTTTCGGCACCGCCGCTGACGTCGCCGGCACCATCGCCTTCCTCGCCTCGGATGAGGCCGCGAACATCACCGGTCAGGTCATCGGCGTGGGCGGTGACCGCCTGCAGGTGTGGTCGCACCCGGAGCCCGTCGTCACCGAGTATCAGGACGGCGGCTGGACCTACGATGCTCTTGCCGCGCGGGGACCCGGCCTCATCGCTGACAATCTGCAGAGCATTGGCGAAAAGTTCCCGCCGCTGCCCGAAGAACTCCGGCCAGCTGCAGCTCCGACCGCCTAACCGCGGTTCCACACTTCCCGCGCAAGAGAGCCGACATGACCCGATACGAACCTGCCATCGATGTTGACGCGATCACCGCTATCGACATGCACGTCCACATAGAAGTGGGCGCGCACGGGCACCCTTCCCTGCCCGCCGACCTCTCCGAAGCTGCATCGAAATACTTCGCCACGGACGGCCCGAGGCCCGACCTCGATTCGGTTGCGGACTACTACCGCGAGCGCCGGATGGCTGCTGTCGTCTTCACTGTCGACGTGACAACCTCGCTGGGCCACCAGCCCATTCGAAGTGAGGACATCGCCGAGGGCGCAGCACGCAACAACGACGTGCTCATCCCTTTCGGTTCCGTAGACCCGTTGCGCGGTGCAGCCGCAGTGGAACACGCACGCCGGCTCATCGAGGATCAGGGCGTGCGCGGCTTTAAGTTCCACCCGACCCTGCAGAACTTTGACCCGAGCGACACGGCATACTTCCCCTTATACGAAATGCTCCAGGAGGCCGGCGTCATTGCCTTGTTCCACACGGGGCAGACCGGCATAGGCGCCGGATTGCCGGGCGGACGCGGCCTGCGCCTGGGACTTTCGAACCCAATGCTGCTTGATGTGGTGGCAGCCGAGCACCCCGAGCTCCAGATCATCATGGCCCACCCCTCTGTGCCCTGGCAGGACGAAGCGATCTCGGTTGCAACACACAAGCACAACACGTGGATCGATCTCTCGGGCTGGAGCCCGAAGTACTTTCCGCCAGAGCTCGTGCGAGCGGCGAACTCGACATTGAAGCGGCGTGTGCTGTTCGGCTCCGACTTTCCCATGATCACCCCCGACCGCTGGCTCCGCGACGTGGAACAGGCCCCCTTCAAGCCGGAGGTACTCCCCGGGATCATGAAAGACAACGCGGTGCGCCTGCTGGGCCTCGGAGGAACAGCATGACCCTCACGGCATCCGCGATCGGAATAGACCCCTACGGCTTCGCCGAGACACATCTGAGTGGGGCGGCGCGGGCCGCCC
Proteins encoded:
- a CDS encoding MarR family winged helix-turn-helix transcriptional regulator gives rise to the protein MSKPPSPTEVMGSSRELSRLWGTVIAGDLAFLMARAHATSLLNANAALAEFGLKVRSYSVLALAAEDARPTQRELSTFFKLDPSQVVSIIDRLESRKWVRREVDPGDRRVNVVVATEAGRALYGRAREAARIAEGSAFAALSTADLAALSALVRRIASGVD
- a CDS encoding 3-oxoacyl-ACP reductase family protein encodes the protein MSLEGKVAIVTGSGRGLGLAYAQELARQGASVVINDVDSAIAADAVASIEATGGKAIAVVAPVGSTETAKLLVAAAVERFGRLDILVTNAGVLRDTVLWKMTDEDFDLVINVHLRGTFTCVREAAAYMRENSIAGRIICIGSPTGQRGNFGQTNYAAAKAGIVGMVRTWALELRKAGITANTVVPVAATAMTATVPYFAAAVAADEKDEAMPPFFRHDLGFGTAADVAGTIAFLASDEAANITGQVIGVGGDRLQVWSHPEPVVTEYQDGGWTYDALAARGPGLIADNLQSIGEKFPPLPEELRPAAAPTA
- a CDS encoding amidohydrolase family protein, with translation MTRYEPAIDVDAITAIDMHVHIEVGAHGHPSLPADLSEAASKYFATDGPRPDLDSVADYYRERRMAAVVFTVDVTTSLGHQPIRSEDIAEGAARNNDVLIPFGSVDPLRGAAAVEHARRLIEDQGVRGFKFHPTLQNFDPSDTAYFPLYEMLQEAGVIALFHTGQTGIGAGLPGGRGLRLGLSNPMLLDVVAAEHPELQIIMAHPSVPWQDEAISVATHKHNTWIDLSGWSPKYFPPELVRAANSTLKRRVLFGSDFPMITPDRWLRDVEQAPFKPEVLPGIMKDNAVRLLGLGGTA